The genomic interval CATAGCGCCAACCACGTTATTTTTCTGGATCAGGGACAAATTGTCGATCATTGGCAAAACTCTGCGCGAGGTGGCAAATGAAAACTTGGCTACGACAGCATTTATCGGCCATCGCAGACGCCTTTCTCCATTTAGGTAAAGCGCCCGGTAGTTTTGCCATGAACGTGCTGGTGGTGGCGATTGCATTAGCGTTGCCGTTTGCCGGTTTGACGATCCTTGAAAACATTCGTCCAGTGTCCGAGCAATTGGCGGTGCAGCCTGAAGTGAGTGTGTTCGCCAAGATCGAGACGTCACGCGAAAAGACCACTGCGTTAGCTACGCCGATCCGCACGATTTTGCAGAAATATGACAAACAGGCCAAACTCCGTTTCGTCCCACGCGAACAGGCGCTAGACGACTTGAAGGGTAAAACCGGTCTGGCGGATGCGCTGACCACGCTGGGTCAAAATCCCCTGCCGGACGCCTACGTTTTGCAATTATCCGGCTTTAAAAGTCTGGCGGATGCCAATCAAATTGACGCCATCACGGAAGAGCTAAAAGCGCTGCCCGGCGTGGATAGCGTGCAGGTCGATTCGGATTGGGTAAAACGCCTGGCAGCCTTGTTGCACATCATGCGTCTGGTGCTGTTATTTCTGGCGATAACGCTGGCTGTGGTGGTGGTCGCAGTTGTGTTCAATACCGTACGCTTGCAGGTTCTGACGCAACGTGAAGAAATCGCCGTCGCCAAGCTAGTTGGCGCGACCAATGCTTTCATTCACAGGCCGTTTTATTACTCCGGCGCGTTGCTAGGGTTGAGTGCTGGTGTCGTCGCGCTGGGCGGCGTCGCGCTTGGATTAAAACCTTTGAATCAGGCAATCGCGGAATTCGCGCAATTGTATGCCTCCGAATTTTTATTACTGCCGCTGGACCTCAGCTTTACGTTCGCGTTGCTGGCTGTCAGCGCCGGATTGGGTCTAATCGGAGCGGTATTATCGGTGCGGCGTCACTTGGCACGCTTAGCGTAAACAACGGCTGTATCGTTCTCAATGCGCCTTTACGCTATGTGATGGCGATAACATCGCCATCATCACCATTTAAATTTATCGGATGTAAATTGCTTCTCAATAATACAAGCCAACTTAACCCATGCTGATCGGCGTGCTGTGCGCACTCGGTGCCGGGTTAGTCTGGGGCATGGTATTCATTACGCCCTTGCTGCTCTACGACTATCCCGGCATCGTGCTGTCATTTGGCCGCTATCTGGCATTTGGGCTGATTGCCGTCGTTCCTGCGTTATTCGATCGTAAGCGCATCTTGAAACTGACGCGGGCGGATTGGCAGGCCGCACTGAAACTCGCGCTGGTTGGCAATTTGCTGTACTACGCGGCATTGGCAACGGCGATTCAATTGGCCGATGCGCCACTACCGACGATGATCATCGGCACCCTGCCGGTGGTCATTTCCATATGTTCAAACTGGTCGCCGACGCGTGGGGCCGACAGCGTCGCATGGCGTCTGTTGTTGCCG from Glaciimonas sp. PCH181 carries:
- the ftsX gene encoding permease-like cell division protein FtsX — protein: MKTWLRQHLSAIADAFLHLGKAPGSFAMNVLVVAIALALPFAGLTILENIRPVSEQLAVQPEVSVFAKIETSREKTTALATPIRTILQKYDKQAKLRFVPREQALDDLKGKTGLADALTTLGQNPLPDAYVLQLSGFKSLADANQIDAITEELKALPGVDSVQVDSDWVKRLAALLHIMRLVLLFLAITLAVVVVAVVFNTVRLQVLTQREEIAVAKLVGATNAFIHRPFYYSGALLGLSAGVVALGGVALGLKPLNQAIAEFAQLYASEFLLLPLDLSFTFALLAVSAGLGLIGAVLSVRRHLARLA